Proteins encoded by one window of Desulfovibrio oxyclinae DSM 11498:
- a CDS encoding DUF3750 domain-containing protein, producing the protein MKKVYCVFLIILCLAGCSTGDWRTASREAAGIAPDPALTKEAVIQVYAAPTWGWRGWFAVHTWIATKKTNEEKYTVYEVIGWREKRGLPVVRIENDTPDRYWFGERPELLADLRGADADELIRRIDDAAREYPWPDTYKAFPGPNSNTFTAWVLERVPELDVQLPFSAIGSGYED; encoded by the coding sequence ATGAAAAAGGTATATTGTGTTTTTCTGATCATCCTGTGCCTTGCAGGTTGTTCCACAGGCGACTGGAGAACGGCCAGCAGAGAGGCAGCCGGCATTGCTCCGGACCCGGCGCTGACGAAAGAGGCGGTCATTCAGGTCTATGCCGCTCCCACATGGGGATGGCGGGGGTGGTTTGCGGTTCATACCTGGATTGCCACCAAAAAGACCAATGAGGAAAAATACACCGTCTACGAAGTGATCGGGTGGCGGGAAAAGCGCGGCCTTCCGGTCGTTCGCATTGAGAACGATACTCCGGACCGCTACTGGTTCGGAGAACGGCCTGAACTTCTGGCTGATCTGCGAGGCGCTGATGCTGATGAGTTAATCCGTCGAATTGATGATGCGGCTCGTGAATACCCTTGGCCGGACACATACAAGGCCTTCCCGGGACCTAACAGCAACACCTTTACTGCATGGGTTCTTGAGCGAGTTCCTGAGCTTGACGTTCAACTGCCATTCTCCGCAATCGGGAGCGGATACGAGGACTAG
- the nadC gene encoding carboxylating nicotinate-nucleotide diphosphorylase: protein MNTSFDEFFQSEARMFLITAIKVALAEDGSDLTSAALFKEDDQANAQIVAKQDTVIAGLPIIPLVLEMAGGGCKHMLNVDEGEKIGPDTMIAALQGPATVLLKAERVILNFISHMSGIAELTRRYVQALDDYETIVLDTRKTLPGLRYVEKYSVLVGGGQNHRKNLSEMIMLKDNHIDRAGGIFEAVRLVRSEYDPCPPVEVECRNLDEVMTAVQAEPERIMLDNMTPDQIREALSNIPETIETEISGGVSLDNITEIGSLGADYVSVGRLTHSAPAADFSMQFITL, encoded by the coding sequence ATGAACACATCGTTTGACGAATTTTTCCAGTCTGAAGCCCGCATGTTCCTGATCACGGCCATCAAGGTGGCCCTTGCCGAGGACGGCTCCGACCTGACGTCGGCCGCCCTCTTCAAAGAGGATGATCAGGCAAACGCGCAAATCGTCGCCAAGCAGGATACCGTCATTGCGGGACTGCCCATCATCCCGCTTGTGCTTGAGATGGCCGGAGGCGGCTGCAAGCATATGCTGAATGTGGATGAGGGTGAGAAAATCGGTCCTGACACCATGATTGCCGCCCTGCAGGGCCCTGCGACCGTGTTGCTTAAGGCCGAACGGGTCATCCTCAACTTCATTTCCCACATGTCAGGCATAGCGGAGCTAACCCGCCGCTACGTACAGGCGCTCGACGATTACGAAACCATCGTGCTGGACACCCGCAAGACCCTTCCGGGGCTCCGCTACGTCGAGAAATATTCCGTTCTCGTCGGCGGCGGGCAGAACCATCGCAAAAACCTGTCCGAAATGATAATGCTCAAGGACAACCACATCGACCGTGCAGGCGGAATATTCGAAGCAGTCCGACTGGTCCGCTCCGAATACGATCCCTGCCCGCCGGTGGAAGTCGAGTGCCGCAATCTGGATGAGGTCATGACCGCCGTGCAGGCCGAGCCTGAGCGCATCATGCTGGACAACATGACCCCGGATCAGATCCGCGAAGCGCTGTCCAACATCCCCGAGACCATCGAAACGGAGATAAGCGGCGGCGTCAGTCTCGACAACATCACCGAGATCGGCAGCCTCGGTGCTGATTACGTTTCCGTGGGACGACTCACCCACTCCGCACCGGCAGCCGACTTCAGCATGCAATTCATAACTCTTTAA
- a CDS encoding PLD nuclease N-terminal domain-containing protein produces MLERISQITAAQWALAGGVVLALFAFSAWAILDAWKRDFDSNGEKVGWIQLIIFIPLIGALSYVLIGRKRGEPIQ; encoded by the coding sequence ATGCTTGAACGTATTTCCCAGATAACAGCCGCCCAATGGGCGCTCGCGGGCGGCGTTGTGCTCGCCCTCTTCGCGTTCAGCGCATGGGCCATACTTGACGCGTGGAAACGCGACTTTGACAGCAACGGAGAAAAGGTGGGCTGGATCCAGCTCATCATTTTCATTCCCCTCATCGGGGCATTAAGTTATGTTCTCATCGGCAGAAAACGAGGAGAGCCCATCCAATGA
- a CDS encoding PilZ domain-containing protein, with translation MSSEKRSFSRVPVRLKAHARQAHALDSPRLFQSHAQPMQADLRGGKLPEEVTGFLQEMDRKLDTILGLLSREHLRDDFPLNLEVIEISGAGMKFSTSENVRAGDLLEVVIVLDRVPLRLAGSKGKVIDGDKSSGVHRFEFVNMNENDLEMIIQFVFQRQREEIRSSRRT, from the coding sequence ATGAGCAGTGAAAAGCGGTCTTTTTCACGGGTCCCGGTCAGGTTGAAGGCGCACGCAAGACAGGCGCACGCCCTCGACTCTCCCCGGCTCTTCCAGAGCCATGCCCAGCCCATGCAGGCGGACCTGCGCGGCGGGAAGCTTCCGGAGGAAGTCACCGGGTTCCTTCAGGAAATGGACCGTAAGCTCGATACCATTCTCGGACTGCTCAGCCGGGAACACCTTCGCGACGATTTCCCGCTGAACCTCGAAGTCATCGAGATTTCCGGCGCTGGCATGAAGTTTAGCACTTCGGAGAACGTACGCGCCGGAGACCTGCTTGAGGTGGTTATCGTGCTGGACAGGGTTCCCCTTCGTCTGGCCGGTTCCAAGGGCAAGGTAATAGACGGCGACAAGAGTTCGGGAGTCCATCGCTTTGAATTCGTCAACATGAATGAAAACGACCTTGAGATGATCATCCAGTTCGTATTTCAGCGTCAGCGGGAAGAAATCCGCAGCTCTAGACGAACCTGA
- the lgt gene encoding prolipoprotein diacylglyceryl transferase, protein MHPVLIRLGPLTLHSYGVFVALAFLAAIWWATREAKRRGLNTDILPGLAFRIVLGAVLGARLLYVLIDLPYFLQRPTEIVAFWNGGLVFSGGLTFAAVLGFMKLRREPHRLAWCDALAPAVALGQGIGRLGCFLAGCCYGAKTHVPWAMIFSDPNGLAPIGTPVHPAQLYQSAAGFLTFFALIWFSRRNPTPGRTAGLYLVLFGAFRIFVEFFRADWRGDFGFASVTQVVTGIFLLLGLHLLTRNNRSYANA, encoded by the coding sequence ATGCATCCGGTACTGATTAGGCTCGGACCACTCACGCTGCACTCTTACGGAGTGTTCGTTGCGCTGGCGTTTCTGGCTGCCATCTGGTGGGCAACGCGCGAGGCGAAACGCCGTGGTCTGAATACCGATATCCTGCCGGGACTTGCGTTCCGCATCGTACTGGGCGCTGTTCTCGGTGCCCGGTTGTTGTATGTGCTCATTGACCTGCCCTACTTCCTGCAACGCCCTACTGAGATTGTAGCATTCTGGAACGGCGGGCTTGTGTTTTCCGGCGGTCTGACTTTTGCCGCCGTGCTGGGGTTCATGAAACTGAGGCGTGAGCCGCATCGACTGGCTTGGTGTGACGCGCTGGCCCCTGCCGTGGCGTTGGGTCAGGGAATCGGCCGCCTTGGCTGTTTCCTGGCAGGCTGCTGTTACGGAGCAAAGACCCATGTCCCGTGGGCAATGATCTTCTCCGATCCGAACGGTCTCGCCCCCATCGGCACGCCTGTGCATCCTGCGCAACTGTACCAGAGCGCGGCGGGCTTTTTGACTTTCTTTGCACTGATTTGGTTTTCCCGCAGAAATCCAACCCCGGGCAGAACCGCAGGCCTGTATCTCGTCCTGTTCGGCGCATTCCGCATTTTCGTGGAATTCTTCAGGGCCGACTGGCGCGGCGATTTCGGATTCGCCAGCGTAACACAGGTTGTCACCGGTATTTTCCTGCTGCTCGGACTTCACCTTCTCACGCGAAATAACAGGAGCTACGCAAATGCTTGA
- the ybgF gene encoding tol-pal system protein YbgF, with the protein MKKVITLSMMLVMFSLLLGGCASKQQVESIEARSRRTSEEQRRLIMQLERELAEARQQLSQEIERTNTPVAQKTADIWVELNSLRQQFALLTGQVEVMQVRMDNQLGSANATMPTLRERLSAVEFAMENDLNVELETVAAMEAARSASPQSEKQGVAAAESNGTAAEPVAAPEPEKKPADPAKALYDRAMGEYKQGNYEKARTYWAEFSETFKEHPYRASSIFWQGQSYYKLKDYGRAALLYDDVIKKYPKSSKVPAAMLKQGYALMNLGKQKAGKAALNLLVKRFPDSREAKQALQYLEKK; encoded by the coding sequence ATGAAAAAGGTCATCACCCTATCGATGATGCTTGTAATGTTTTCGCTTCTTTTGGGCGGATGCGCTTCCAAGCAGCAGGTAGAATCCATCGAGGCACGCTCGCGCAGAACCAGCGAGGAGCAACGCCGCCTGATCATGCAACTGGAGCGAGAGCTTGCCGAAGCGCGGCAGCAGCTCAGCCAGGAGATCGAAAGGACCAACACTCCGGTAGCCCAGAAAACCGCCGATATATGGGTGGAACTGAACAGCCTGAGGCAACAGTTCGCCCTTCTCACCGGTCAGGTCGAGGTCATGCAGGTGAGGATGGACAACCAGCTCGGCTCGGCTAACGCCACCATGCCCACCCTGCGCGAACGACTGAGCGCGGTGGAATTCGCCATGGAAAACGACCTCAATGTCGAGCTGGAAACCGTTGCGGCGATGGAAGCAGCCCGGTCCGCCAGCCCCCAGAGTGAAAAACAGGGCGTCGCGGCCGCGGAATCCAACGGAACTGCTGCCGAACCGGTGGCTGCTCCGGAACCCGAGAAGAAACCTGCCGACCCCGCCAAGGCGCTCTACGACAGGGCCATGGGCGAATACAAGCAGGGTAATTACGAGAAGGCGCGCACCTACTGGGCCGAGTTTTCCGAGACATTCAAGGAACACCCCTATCGCGCCAGCTCCATCTTCTGGCAGGGTCAGAGTTATTACAAGCTCAAGGACTACGGCCGCGCCGCATTGCTTTACGATGACGTCATCAAGAAGTATCCCAAGAGCAGCAAGGTCCCTGCGGCCATGCTCAAGCAGGGATACGCCCTGATGAATCTCGGCAAGCAGAAAGCCGGCAAGGCGGCGCTCAATCTGCTGGTCAAGCGCTTTCCGGACTCGCGGGAAGCCAAGCAGGCTTTGCAGTATCTCGAAAAGAAGTAG
- a CDS encoding protein phosphatase CheZ produces MTANEDIVRDMMDKVAATLTESLRDSITKSVEKEIANHLSTALLEGEFYRRVNADLQEGLKQIYNEVKAAKTGEVVKHIEADIDPDEIFSETSDQLDAVLRTTEKAAVDIIDIVEKLQDMSTTLDDIVKGFESGGVTKENREKLKEINSTLSNDLSQIMVTLSFQDLTGQRIKIIINSLRKVEEIVREVMVSTGLMIKAREEAPQKDINGLREEAQSKASDLQGPTEESSQGDVDDLLASLGMD; encoded by the coding sequence ATGACGGCCAATGAAGATATCGTCAGAGACATGATGGACAAGGTTGCGGCAACGCTGACCGAAAGCCTTCGTGACTCCATCACCAAGTCGGTGGAAAAAGAGATAGCAAACCATCTCTCCACCGCACTGCTCGAAGGCGAATTCTACCGCCGGGTCAACGCGGACCTTCAGGAAGGTCTCAAGCAGATCTATAATGAGGTCAAGGCGGCCAAGACCGGCGAGGTGGTCAAGCACATCGAGGCCGACATTGATCCCGATGAAATATTCTCCGAGACGTCCGACCAGCTCGATGCCGTGCTGCGCACCACGGAAAAGGCCGCGGTGGACATCATCGACATCGTGGAAAAGCTTCAGGACATGTCCACCACGCTCGACGATATCGTCAAGGGTTTCGAATCCGGAGGCGTCACCAAGGAAAACCGTGAGAAGCTGAAGGAGATCAACTCCACCCTCTCCAACGATCTTAGCCAGATCATGGTCACCTTGAGTTTTCAGGACCTTACCGGCCAGCGCATCAAGATCATCATCAACTCCCTGCGAAAGGTTGAAGAGATCGTGCGTGAGGTAATGGTGTCCACGGGCCTGATGATCAAGGCCAGAGAGGAAGCCCCCCAGAAGGATATCAATGGCCTGCGGGAAGAGGCGCAGTCCAAGGCCAGCGACCTGCAGGGACCGACCGAGGAAAGCAGTCAGGGAGATGTGGATGACCTGCTTGCTTCACTTGGAATGGATTAG
- a CDS encoding RNA recognition motif domain-containing protein — protein MSKNIFVGNLAWSAADSDLHNLFAEYGEVSSARVIQDRETGRSRGFGFVEMESGGDEAIEALNGFNFMGRDLRVNEAQPRERRPRRF, from the coding sequence TTGTCCAAGAACATTTTCGTAGGCAACCTTGCCTGGTCCGCGGCCGATTCTGATCTTCACAACCTTTTTGCCGAATATGGCGAAGTCTCCTCCGCACGTGTCATTCAGGACCGTGAAACCGGCCGTTCTCGCGGTTTCGGTTTCGTGGAAATGGAGTCCGGTGGCGACGAAGCCATCGAAGCCCTCAACGGCTTCAACTTCATGGGCCGTGACCTGCGCGTCAACGAAGCCCAGCCTCGTGAACGTCGTCCCCGCCGCTTCTAG
- the nadB gene encoding L-aspartate oxidase, with protein MEHHRSISDVLIIGSGIAGCVSALTMAEEGVHCTVITAGERLSYGNSELAQGGIVFHAENDEPEILEKDIMTAGWNHNYAKAVRQLCALGPDVLQELFIDKLHIPFNQRKPGDWFLTREGGHSLPRILYCHDHTGRNIMEALSKAVSEHPNITVLTKRTAIDLLTTHHHSSHMDFKYSLANSCVGAYVLNEHTAEVETLLSRYTVLATGGIGQVYLHTTNTPGSIGSGIAMAHRAGARLLNCEYVQFHPTALYAGKRGGQRFLVSEAVRGEGAVLVDSCGDAFMKRYDDRADLAPRDIVTRAIMDVMLKTGDDCVYLDAARNIKKDIVKRFPTISERCRNISVDITSEPIPVVPAAHYFCGGVLADLNGRTTLERLYAVGECSCTGVHGANRLASTSLLEGLVWGVTSGRDIARRISKTEPMSEKLRDSIRDWVNAGDEHNEDPALINQDWATIRNTMWNYVGISRSAGRLHRAFSDMRTLAKNLQDFYKNTPISKPLVDLFHGCQTAYVITLSAMRNRQSKGCHFRAD; from the coding sequence ATGGAACACCACAGGTCCATCAGCGATGTTCTGATCATCGGATCGGGCATCGCCGGCTGCGTAAGTGCCCTGACCATGGCTGAAGAAGGCGTTCACTGCACGGTCATTACGGCCGGGGAACGCCTTTCCTACGGCAACTCCGAGCTGGCACAGGGCGGCATCGTCTTCCATGCGGAAAACGACGAGCCCGAGATTCTCGAAAAAGACATCATGACCGCCGGGTGGAATCACAACTACGCCAAGGCGGTCCGACAGCTCTGCGCACTAGGTCCAGACGTGCTGCAGGAGCTCTTCATCGACAAGCTGCACATACCGTTCAACCAGCGCAAACCCGGTGATTGGTTTCTTACCCGCGAGGGCGGACACTCCCTCCCCCGTATCCTCTACTGTCACGACCACACCGGCCGCAACATCATGGAAGCCCTTTCCAAGGCCGTGAGCGAGCATCCCAACATCACGGTGCTGACCAAACGTACCGCCATCGACCTGCTCACCACGCATCACCATTCGTCGCACATGGATTTCAAGTACAGCCTCGCCAACAGCTGTGTCGGGGCCTACGTGCTCAACGAGCATACCGCCGAGGTGGAAACGCTCCTGTCGCGCTATACAGTGCTGGCCACCGGCGGCATCGGGCAGGTGTATCTGCATACTACCAACACCCCGGGCTCCATTGGCTCCGGCATCGCCATGGCCCATCGCGCCGGTGCGAGGCTGCTGAACTGCGAATACGTCCAGTTCCATCCCACGGCACTCTATGCGGGTAAACGCGGCGGCCAGCGCTTCCTTGTCTCCGAGGCGGTGCGCGGCGAAGGTGCCGTTCTCGTGGATAGCTGCGGCGATGCCTTCATGAAGCGTTACGATGACCGTGCCGACCTCGCGCCCCGCGACATCGTGACGCGCGCCATAATGGACGTGATGCTCAAGACCGGCGACGATTGCGTGTATCTCGACGCGGCGCGGAACATCAAAAAGGACATCGTCAAACGCTTCCCGACCATCAGCGAGCGTTGCCGCAACATCAGCGTGGACATCACCAGCGAGCCGATCCCGGTGGTGCCCGCCGCCCACTATTTCTGTGGCGGCGTGCTCGCGGATCTCAATGGCCGCACCACGCTGGAGCGGCTGTACGCAGTGGGCGAATGCTCCTGTACCGGCGTCCATGGAGCCAACCGTCTTGCCTCCACGTCTCTGCTCGAAGGGTTGGTATGGGGTGTGACCTCCGGCCGGGACATTGCGCGCCGCATCAGCAAGACCGAACCCATGAGCGAGAAGCTCAGGGATTCCATCCGAGACTGGGTCAACGCAGGCGATGAGCATAACGAAGACCCGGCACTCATCAATCAGGACTGGGCCACCATCCGCAACACCATGTGGAACTACGTGGGCATCTCCAGAAGTGCAGGACGCCTGCACCGCGCTTTCTCGGACATGCGTACTCTGGCCAAGAACCTTCAGGATTTTTACAAGAACACGCCGATCAGCAAACCGCTAGTGGACCTTTTCCACGGCTGCCAGACGGCGTACGTCATAACGCTTTCCGCGATGCGGAACCGGCAGTCCAAGGGCTGCCACTTTCGGGCAGATTGA
- the nadA gene encoding quinolinate synthase NadA has protein sequence MSDAARIEGIKSERGDRLAILGHHYQSDEVLAHTDITGDSLELARRIEGLEAEHIVFCGVWFMAETAAILRRPEQRIHIPAPDASCPMADMAVSRSVEKALEILSRSGKKIIPLTYVNSSAGVKAVVGRWEGSVCTSANAKRMLEWAMERGDAVLFLPDRHLAVNTADALGIPEEQRHILNESVIEEDPSLYVSPDEVEGKKLLIWPGCCPIHEEFTLDTMLEIRDREPEAKIVVHPECTPDVTREADADGSTSFIIKYVAEAPAGSTIYVATEANLVERLAERHKGEKIIRPLTVQRCEDMGKTTEARLAAKLSELDTAEPVDVAEEVREPARKALERMLKACA, from the coding sequence ATGAGCGACGCAGCCCGCATTGAAGGCATCAAGAGTGAACGGGGCGACCGCCTCGCAATCCTCGGACACCACTATCAGTCCGACGAAGTACTCGCGCATACCGACATAACCGGAGACTCCCTTGAACTGGCCCGTCGCATTGAGGGGCTTGAAGCCGAGCACATCGTCTTTTGCGGCGTCTGGTTCATGGCTGAAACCGCTGCCATTCTGCGCCGTCCCGAGCAGAGAATCCATATTCCGGCTCCGGATGCGTCCTGCCCCATGGCAGACATGGCCGTGTCGCGATCCGTGGAGAAAGCACTGGAAATCCTTTCCCGCAGCGGCAAGAAAATCATCCCGCTGACCTACGTGAACTCTTCCGCAGGCGTGAAAGCCGTGGTGGGACGCTGGGAGGGCTCCGTATGCACTTCCGCCAATGCCAAGCGCATGCTCGAATGGGCCATGGAACGTGGCGACGCGGTCCTCTTCCTTCCCGACCGGCACCTTGCGGTCAACACCGCCGATGCTCTCGGAATTCCCGAGGAACAACGTCACATCCTTAATGAAAGCGTGATTGAAGAAGATCCATCCCTGTATGTCAGCCCGGATGAGGTCGAAGGCAAGAAGCTGCTTATCTGGCCGGGATGCTGTCCCATTCACGAAGAGTTTACGCTCGACACCATGCTTGAGATTCGTGACAGGGAACCTGAAGCCAAGATCGTGGTGCATCCCGAATGCACGCCTGATGTGACCCGCGAGGCGGACGCCGACGGTTCCACTTCGTTCATCATCAAGTACGTGGCGGAAGCTCCGGCAGGCAGCACCATCTATGTCGCCACCGAAGCGAACCTCGTGGAACGCCTTGCCGAGCGTCACAAGGGCGAAAAGATCATCCGCCCTCTCACAGTACAGCGCTGCGAGGACATGGGTAAGACCACCGAAGCCAGACTGGCCGCAAAACTTTCGGAACTCGACACCGCCGAACCCGTTGACGTTGCCGAGGAGGTCCGCGAACCCGCGCGCAAAGCGCTGGAACGCATGCTCAAAGCCTGCGCATAG
- a CDS encoding NIL domain-containing protein codes for MNEIIKGFRKIVYLTFPPEESGRPVVSNLSKLFDLSFNILKADISPRHEGTMTLEITGLEEDFHKGIAYLKEAGIRITPVAHKIFRDEDSCVHCGLCISMCPTKALVINKSDRTVEFDVEKCSACGMCTRVCPVKAMSLDLEDADRQ; via the coding sequence ATGAACGAAATCATCAAAGGATTCAGGAAAATCGTCTACCTCACGTTCCCGCCGGAAGAGTCGGGACGGCCCGTTGTCTCCAACCTCTCCAAGCTGTTCGACCTGAGCTTCAACATTCTCAAGGCCGATATCAGCCCGAGGCACGAAGGCACCATGACACTCGAAATCACGGGGCTTGAGGAAGACTTCCACAAGGGAATCGCATACCTGAAGGAAGCTGGCATCCGCATTACGCCGGTCGCCCACAAGATATTCCGCGACGAGGACAGTTGCGTCCACTGCGGGCTGTGCATCTCCATGTGCCCCACCAAGGCCCTCGTCATCAACAAGTCCGACCGCACCGTGGAGTTCGACGTGGAAAAATGCTCCGCTTGCGGCATGTGTACAAGGGTCTGTCCGGTCAAGGCCATGAGTCTGGATCTTGAGGACGCGGACAGGCAATAG
- the mgtE gene encoding magnesium transporter: protein MSVKESIPELFEKEEHGXKEHDYDQHPADAAEHIGGLDVDEQVKFIKQLTIKDAADSIAEMDAQDQHELIKNLPQRLAARIIGQMYPDDATDLLEELDESHRKNLLGNLKAEDRAELKTLMTFDPDTGGGVMNTEVVVLSQDLSADEAINKLREEVEDKEIPYYAYLVDERERLTGVVSLRDLLLSRRGRKLKELVKTQKLISVSYNVDKEEVARLIAHYNFLALPVVDFGNRLLGVVTVDDVIDIIHDEASEDMQTMVGAGADETIDSPVGFSVRKRLPWLLVNMLFSGVSAWVVHLFEGNIAQMAVLAVLMPMVANQAGNTGQQALAVMIRQLAMEKFDRKRSWLAVFREMKIGLLNSLMITLMVFGVIFFMFGNLELAGVMSFALAFDMLIGAFAGAAIPLLLKEMGRDPAQASSIFLTTITDSLGFLFLLGLGGVVLLTQ, encoded by the coding sequence ATGAGCGTGAAAGAATCCATTCCCGAGCTTTTCGAAAAGGAAGAGCACGGAAGNAAAGAGCACGATTATGACCAGCATCCCGCGGACGCCGCTGAACATATCGGCGGACTGGATGTGGACGAGCAGGTCAAGTTCATCAAGCAGCTGACCATCAAGGACGCTGCCGACTCCATTGCGGAAATGGATGCGCAGGACCAGCATGAACTCATCAAGAATCTGCCGCAACGGCTTGCCGCACGCATCATCGGGCAGATGTATCCGGATGACGCTACCGACCTGCTCGAAGAGCTCGACGAGTCGCACCGCAAGAATCTTCTGGGCAACCTGAAAGCCGAAGACCGGGCAGAGCTCAAGACACTCATGACATTCGACCCGGATACCGGCGGCGGCGTCATGAACACCGAGGTTGTGGTCCTTTCGCAGGATCTTTCCGCCGACGAAGCCATCAACAAGCTCCGCGAGGAAGTAGAGGACAAGGAAATTCCTTACTACGCCTACCTCGTTGATGAGCGTGAAAGGCTGACCGGCGTCGTCTCCCTGCGCGACCTGCTGCTTTCCAGAAGGGGCAGGAAGCTCAAGGAGCTCGTCAAGACGCAGAAGCTTATTTCGGTGAGCTACAACGTTGATAAGGAAGAAGTCGCCCGCCTCATCGCACACTACAATTTTCTGGCGCTTCCCGTTGTCGATTTCGGCAACCGCCTGCTCGGGGTCGTCACCGTTGATGACGTCATCGACATTATTCATGACGAGGCCTCCGAAGACATGCAGACCATGGTCGGTGCGGGCGCGGACGAAACCATCGATTCTCCGGTGGGCTTTTCCGTTCGCAAACGGTTGCCGTGGCTGCTGGTCAACATGCTCTTCTCCGGCGTTTCTGCGTGGGTGGTCCATCTTTTCGAGGGCAATATCGCCCAGATGGCCGTGCTGGCCGTGCTGATGCCTATGGTGGCCAATCAGGCGGGCAACACCGGCCAGCAGGCGCTCGCGGTCATGATCCGCCAGCTTGCCATGGAGAAATTCGACCGCAAACGCTCATGGCTGGCGGTATTCCGAGAAATGAAGATCGGCCTGCTCAACTCGTTGATGATCACCCTGATGGTCTTCGGCGTGATTTTCTTCATGTTCGGCAATCTGGAATTGGCCGGAGTCATGTCCTTCGCCCTGGCGTTCGACATGCTGATTGGGGCTTTCGCAGGCGCGGCCATTCCCTTGCTGCTGAAAGAGATGGGTCGTGACCCGGCGCAGGCGTCCAGTATCTTTCTTACGACCATTACCGACTCGCTCGGCTTCCTGTTCCTGCTCGGTCTCGGCGGCGTTGTTCTGCTGACCCAGTAG